A single genomic interval of Coccidioides posadasii str. Silveira chromosome 1, complete sequence harbors:
- the MRPS9 gene encoding mitochondrial 37S ribosomal protein uS9m (BUSCO:296643at4751~EggNog:ENOG410PHT2~COG:J~BUSCO:9973at33183), which yields MAWQWSECVFRALKPSQCLHHLEPVAFPSRTASTKPSRLPSLTPIQITQRRLLSISSSSASSNAAPPINFAEPNARPARILPASPAYFSGTPKFIDHFLNLERLRSKYASLPTVPTNEAPRMAWLKLSQFNGAVGEVVSSSKYKQLIKILQRLSRINPSLMPEEVETAMKQFIRPGNPYQQKPVPRMLDDIGRARGVGRRKTSTATVWLVEGDGQVMVNGKSIVHVFPRIHDRESALWALKSTDRMDKYNVWAMVHGGGVTGQAEAITLALAKALLIHEPALKPMLRRAGVITADPRQVERKKPGHRKARKKPAWVKR from the exons ATGGCCTGGCAGTGGTCTGAATGTGTGTTTCGGGCTCTAAAGCCATCCCAATGCCTACATCATCTCGAGCCTGTAGCTTTTCCATCCCGAACGGCGTCCACAAAGCCCTCCCGTCTCCCTTCTCTAACTCCCATTCAGATCACCCAGCGACGACTATTATCGATATCCTCTTCCAGCGCTTCTTCTAATGCCGCTCCGCCTATCAACTTCGCCGAACCAAACGCTAGACCAGCTCGGATTTTACCCGCGTCTCCAGCATACTTTTCTGGAACACCAAAGTTCATTGACCACTTCCTGAACTTGGAGCGCCTACGGAGCAAATATGCATCGTTACCGACGGTTCCTACCAACGAAGCGCCGCGGATGGCGTGGTTGAAGTTATCGCAATTCAACGGCGCTGTCGGAGAGGTTGTTTCGAGTTCAAAGTACAAGCAATTGATAAAGATCTTGCAAAGGCTCAGCAGGATTAACCCTAGCTTGATGCCAGAAGAAGTAGAAACTGCCATGAAACAATTCATCAGACCGGGAAACCCATATCAGCAAAAACCCGTTCCTCGAATGCTCGACGACATTGGTCGGGCCCGGGGTGTTGGAAGACGGAAGACTTCAACTGCCACGGTTTGGTTGGTTGAAGGTGATGGACAGGTCATGGTCAATGGGAAGAGTATAGTACACGTGTTCCCCCGCATTCACGATAGGGAGAGTGCCCTGTGGGCTTTGAAGAGCACGGATAGAATGGACAAGTATAATGTGTGGGCGATGGTTCACGGAGGCGGTGTGACTGGTCAGGCTGAAGCTATCACTCTGGCGCTTGCAAAAGCCCTTTTGATCCATGAGCCTGCATTGAAACCAATGCTTCGTCGAG CTGGTGTCATCACGGCCGATCCACGACAAGTCGAAAGAAAGAAGCCAGGGCACCGCAAAGCCAGGAAGAAGCCAGCCTGGGTCAAGAGATGA
- a CDS encoding elongation factor 1 gamma domain-containing protein (EggNog:ENOG410PH8Q~COG:J~BUSCO:8132at33183): MSFGKLYGAAENSRTTACRIVAKANDLDIELVDTKPGSPDAAYFKINALGKVPTFVGANGFVLTECIAIAVYLASQNEKTTLLGKTKQDYASILRWMSFTNQEILNPLADWFRPLLGMAPYNKQAVENSSKAALKAIDVLEKHLTNNTFLVGERLTLADTFCASLFSRAFQFVLGKDWRQANPATSRWYETVVNQAIYKAIVPNPVFVEEGLKNVPPKKEEKKAAPAKKEPEEEEKPAPKPAKHPLESLPKPSMILDDWKRKYSNEDTREAAMPWFWENYNPEDYSLWKVDYKYNDELTLTFMSNNLIGGFFARLEASRKFIFGACSVYGESNNSIIQGAFLIRGQDAVPAFDVAPDWESYSFTKLDASKPEDRQFVEDQWAQDKPIVVDGKSYECAEGKVFK, encoded by the exons ATGTCGTTCGGCAAGCTCTACGGTGCTGCT GAGAACTCACGCACCACTGCGTGCCGTATCGTTGCCAAAGCCAATGATCTCGATATCGAGCTCGTTGACACCAAGCCCGGCTCTCCCGATGCTGCTTACTTCAAGATCAACGCTCTGGGCAAGGTTCCAACCTTTGTCGGTGCCAATGGCTTCGTCTTGACTGAGTGCATTGCCATCGCCGTCTACC TCGCTTCTCAGAACGAGAAGACCACTCTTCTCGGAAAGACAAAGCAAGATTATGCCTCCATTCTCCGCTGGATGTCATTCACAAACCAGGAGATCCTTAACCCTCTTGCGGACTGGTTCCGTCCTCTTCTTGGAATGGCCCCATACAACAAGCAGGCCGTTGAAAATAGCTCCAAGGCCGCCCTCAAGGCCATTGATGTCTTGgaaaagcaccttactaaCAATACTTTCCTCGTTGGCGAGCGCCTTACTCTTGCTGACACTTTCTGcgcttctcttttctcccGAGCATTCCAATTTGTTCTCGGCAAGGACTGGCGCCAGGCCAACCCTGCTACTTCCAGATGGTATGAGACCGTGGTTAATCAGGCCATTTACAAGGCCATTGTTCCAAACCCAGTTTTTGTTGAGGAAGGACTAAAGAACGTTCCACCCaagaaggaggagaagaaggctgCCCCAGCCAAGAAGGAACctgaggaggaagaaaaacCAGCTCCTAAGCCGGCCAAGCATCCTCTTGAATCTCTCCCCAAACCATCCATGATCCTTGATGACTGGAAGCGCAAGTACTCCAATGAAGATACCCGTGAGGCTGCCATGCCATGGTTCTGGGAAAACTACAATCCAGAGGACTACTCCCTGTGGAAGGTTGATTATAAATACAACGACGAGCTCACCTTGACCTTCATGTCCAACAACTTGATTG GTGGCTTCTTTGCCCGTCTTGAGGCTTCCCGCAAGTTCATCTTCGGTGCTTGCTCCGTGTATGGCGAGAGCAACAACTCCATCATCCAGGGAGCCTTCCTTATCCGTGGCCAGGATGCTGTTCCAGCTTTCGATGTTGCTCCTGACTGGGAGAGCTACAGCTTCACCAAGTTGGATGCCTCCAAGCCAGAGGACAGACAATTCGTTGAGGACCAGTGGGCCCAAGACAAGCCAATTGTCGTCGATGGCAAGTCTTATGAATGTGCTGAAGGAAAAGTTTTCAAGTAA
- a CDS encoding uncharacterized protein (EggNog:ENOG410PNAH~COG:K): MLLPRRACPFISRSHHAISAFASPTTIPPLLLCFPCQAKALPRGLGLRFCCSGSRASKSQTVVCQGNLKAQRIMPPRKPRRSNGRKAQPLQQNDGDAHLLADGSRWRPGIGCPSRRQNADSYSGRYDSYQPGERQRRTNGDSWRPEMTRYTPPSNRNTAGNRSASSSQTDPYLQPKMLPPTRYQPPPAQMNQTLLNLSTFPATPWMVTPPHPCPAYTLEADRNQHPPAIPSIPYPQFQFQFQYSFPPPMLPTAWPNSANMPHFAPLGHVNTPFPAIQPPTYTPSHNMSTSRQIAPPIAPIPTEEYLKNASLEPASTSSPRPLLIILDMNGTLIHRNRRTMPSVFVKRPGLDNFMKHVLDQHKVIIWTSSKPGTVREVMKRLFPSAMQSKFVTIWARDKLDLTPEQYNEKVQVYKKLDKIWADDFIQSRYPESNDGGNSPGGCVWDQSNTILIDDSKIKAAGQPYNIIEIPEFTNDASVDEKRNMKIVLRQLRVLSRQQDASRKLRQWAERREAADASLSETEFWETELRKDEQELGLEDDISIKRKGKKKKKAKLLTEKAPPTASVEEEIKETQSVLELQGNIADDTSQLEDEVSDVTEDDDQVISVPKDIVERDPAISTTPNVPAVFP; encoded by the exons ATGCTACTCCCGCGCCGGGCGTGTCCATTCATTTCACGCTCGCACCACGCAATCAGCGCATTCGCTTCTCCCACTACGATACCACCActtctgctttgtttccCTTGCCAGGCAAAGGCGTTGCCGAGGGGACTTGGTCTTAGA TTTTGTTGTTCAGGATCGCGTGCGTCAAAAAGCCAGACCGTTGTGTGTCAAGGCAATCTCAAGGCACAGCGAATAATGCCACCCCGAAAACCTAGGCGATCGAACGGACGAAAGGCACAGCCACTGCAGCAAAATGACGGCGATGCGCACTTGCTAGCCGATGGGAGTAGATGGCGTCCGGGCATTGGCTGTCCTTCCCGGCGCCAAAATGCCGACAGCTACTCTGGACGTTATGATTCCTACCAGCCAGGAGAAAGACAAAGGCGGACGAATGGTGATAGTTGGCGACCGGAAATGACCCGATATACCCCTCCAAGTAATCGGAATACAGCTGGAAACAGATCCGCTTCATCCTCGCAGACCGATCCTTATCTGCAACCCAAGATGCTGCCGCCGACGCGGTATCAGCCGCCCCCAGCGCAAATGAATCAGACATTACTGAACTTGTCCACGTTCCCCGCGACGCCCTGGATGGTAACCCCTCCGCATCCGTGCCCAGCTTACACACTTGAGGCTGACAGGAATCAGCACCCTCCCGCCATCCCATCTATTCCATATCCTCAGTTTCAGTTTCAGTTCCAGTACTCTTTTCCACCTCCTATGTTACCCACTGCCTGGCCAAATTCCGCCAATATGCCACATTTCGCTCCCTTAGGTCACGTCAATACTCCATTCCCCGCCATACAACCTCCAACATATACGCCGTCCCATAACATGTCGACTTCCCGCCAAATAGCACCACCCATTGCCCCGATTCCTACGGAGGAATACCTCAAGAATGCATCCTTGGAACCAGCGTCGACCTCCTCTCCACGTCCCCTATTGATTATCCTCGACATGAATGGAACCTTGATCCACCGCAATCGGCGTACGATGCCATCGGTTTTCGTCAAGCGTCCTGGCCTCGATAATTTCATGAAGCACGTGCTCGATCAGCACAAAGTCATTATTTGGACTAGTTCCAAACCTGGTACCGTGCGGGAGGTAATGAAACGGCTGTTTCCCTCGGCCATGCAGTCTAAATTTGTTACCATTTGGGCACGAGATAAACTAGATCTCACACCGGAACAGTATAACGAGAAAGTGCAGGTGTATAAAAAATTGGATAAGATTTGGGCTGATGACTTTATCCAATCGCGATATCCTGAGTCTAACGATGGCGGCAATTCCCCTGGAGGATGTGTGTGGGATCAAAGCAATACGATTCTGATCGATGACAGCAAGATAAAGGCTGCAGGACAGCCGTATAATATCATTGAGATACCCGAATTTACCAATGACGCATCTGTCGACGAGAAAAGGAATATGAAAATTGTTCTCCGGCAGCTTCGAGTGCTTTCTAGGCAGCAGGATGCAAGCAGAAAGCTCCGACAATGGGCAGAGAGACGGGAGGCTGCCGATGCATCACTGTCAGAAACAGAGTTTTGGGAGACGGAGCTTAGAAAGGATGAACAGGAGCTTGGGTTGGAAGACGATATCTCTAtcaaaagaaagggaaagaaaaagaagaaagcgaAGCTTCTCACCGAAAAAGCCCCGCCTACGGCGAGTGTTGAAGAGGAAATCAAAGAGACACAGTCAGTCCTTGAATTGCAAGGCAATATTGCCGATGACACTTCTCAACTCGAAGACGAAGTGAGTGATGTCACAGAGGACGATGACCAGGTGATATCGGTGCCCAAGGACATTGTCGAGCGAGATCCCGCGATATCCACCACTCCAAACGTACCGGCTGTCTTCCCGTGA
- the RRP36 gene encoding rRNA biogenesis protein rrp36 (EggNog:ENOG410PHSW~COG:J~BUSCO:13610at33183) codes for MALLDSLNRRIKARVDDDDPEEYSDLSSSEQDGSDADSDELEGSEAASDGGSDDEELSDSSAPEDTAIDASLNQISFGALAKAQASLGLSSSSSNNRRKRKLSTDKEQGPSPLDDIRARIRATREEKSKSTASTTTSKDKKDLPHRSSKHAPTVQSSKHAVSRKRTVVDATAISGPKARDPRFDSVVLSHGTSNPQALGNAQAAAAKNYSFLNDYRDAELSSLKQQLAKAKNPAEKEQLKRTIRSMTDKIRTFERKQREKEVVARHRRRERDLIREGKKSTPYFLKKGDVKKEVLKQRYEEMGAKDRQKSIVRRRKKVAARERREMPDMRRTG; via the exons ATGGCACTTTTGGACTCCCTCAACCGGCGCATAAAGGCCCGCGTGGACGACGATGACCCCGAAGAGTACTCAGATTTGTCCTCGTCAGAGCAAGATGGGTCAGATGCTGACTCCGACGAACTAGAGGGCTCTGAAGCCGCAAGCGATGGAGGATCGGACGATGAGGAGCTA TCCGACTCCTCCGCTCCCGAAGACACCGCCATCGACGCCTCGCTCAACCAAATCTCCTTCGGCGCCCTCGCCAAAGCTCAAGCCTCCCTGGGCCtaagcagcagcagcagcaacaacaggCGAAAACGTAAACTATCCACCGACAAAGAACAGGGCCCATCTCCCCTTGACGACATACGCGCCCGCATCCGTGCCACACGCGAAGAAAAATCCAAATCCACCGCCTCCACCACGACCAGCAAAGATAAAAAAGACCTTCCCCACCGCTCCTCCAAACACGCACCCACCGTTCAATCCTCCAAGCACGCCGTCTCCCGCAAGCGCACCGTCGTCGACGCAACCGCCATCTCGGGTCCGAAAGCCCGCGATCCGCGCTTCGACAGCGTCGTCCTCTCACACGGGACCTCCAATCCGCAAGCTCTCGGCAACGCCCAGGCCGCCGCGGCCAAGAACTACTCCTTCCTCAACGACTATCGTGATGCGGAACTCTCCTCGCTCAAGCAACAACTCGCCAAGGCCAAAAATCCGGCCGAAAAGGAGCAGCTCAAGCGCACTATCCGATCCATGACGGATAAGATTCGAACATTCGAGCGGaagcagagagagaaggaggTGGTGGCGCGGCATCGGCGGAGGGAGAGAGATTTGATTCGCGAGGGGAAGAAGAGCACGCCGTATTTCTTAAAGAAGGGGGATGTGAAGAAGGAAGTGCTGAAACAGAGATATGAAGAGATGGGGGCGAAGGACCGGCAGAAGAGCATtgtgaggaggaggaagaaggttGCGGCCCGGGAGAGGAGGGAGATGCCTGATATGAGGAGGACGGGGTGA
- a CDS encoding uncharacterized protein (EggNog:ENOG410PM4C~COG:S~BUSCO:12561at33183): MSTAVVPPTAALLGPMVDRDSSPKSYPSLAPLSAAPSSTPTPTRVPSGSNEVPTEKNTPEGKRSPNTSRSGGPAPKIAIKKEPPTSPSLQPGTRHRPRKLDLSTSTPGNNLSTRGPLTARDGRAMQDVGLACLSPGFQTQDPAMREQLQRSMNVRDQQRSIIEARLQQSAKGDGQESAKQPEPSPFGSQRSSKKRPPPGLSIVPPSASQFANERVIHSAPLNQTFTGRRQPQPLTRHFTNQDFSGSPQIHHTPANQTSNRLPPIADVFGADTLPLRDRDSNGRGAFGQPTPSQLALGPLPSPGLPGGGQPSGRPREYRSAEEAVHELAGGREELLPRIVHYNGNKATSPRSPPNLHSSNSGNSTGGPPNGVQHPNSIPSQPHSMSNPTGAGRRRTRHEYEQDNGSPPLGTGPDMRFRTGPGPSAYGPFGAGRDSPETQRRKKEEFLSLCARAWDLFHS, translated from the exons ATGTCCACTGCGGTTGTCCCTCCTACTGCTGCACTGCTAGGCCCAATGGTCGACCGCGACTCGAGTCCCAAGTCCTATCCCTCCCTTGCGCCGTTGTCGGCCGCCCCTTCATCCACGCCAACCCCAACTCGGGTACCGTCCGGCTCAAATGAGGTACCCACCGAAAAGAACACCCCCGAGGGGAAACGGTCGCCGAATAC ATCGCGGAGTGGAGGACCAGCGCCCAAGATCGCAATAAAAAAGGAACCCCCGACGTCTCCAAGTCTACAACCAGGTACACGACATCGCCCTCGCAAACTAGATCTGTCTACATCTACACCAGGGAACAACCTCTCCACCCGAGGACCGCTGACCGCTAGAGATGGAAGGGCCATGCAGGATGTGGGATTGGCCTGTTTATCTCCGGGCTTTCAGACCCAGGATCCTGCTATGAGAGAACAGCTGCAGCGAAGTATGAACGTGAGAGATCAACAGAGATCTATAATCGAGGCCCGACTGCAACAATCGGCCAAAGGAGATGGACAAGAGAGCGCGAAGCAACCTGAGCCATCCCCGTTCGGGTCGCAAAGATCCTCGAAGAAACGGCCTCCACCGGGACTCTCGATCGTACCCCCTTCCGCCTCCCAGTTCGCCAACGAACGAGTGATACATTCTGCACCTCTGAACCAGACGTTTACCGGCCGCCGTCAACCCCAGCCATTGACTCGCCATTTTACGAATCAGGACTTCTCCGGGTCGCCTCAGATTCACCATACCCCAGCAAATCAAACTAGTAACCGCCTCCCTCCGATTGCCGATGTTTTCGGCGCGGACACGCTACCATTACGGGACCGAGATAGCAACGGTCGAGGTGCCTTCGGCCAGCCGACACCTTCGCAATTGGCACTTGGCCCTCTGCCATCGCCCGGTCTCCCTGGCGGCGGCCAACCCTCAGGACGGCCAAGAGAGTACCGTTCCGCAGAAGAAGCGGTTCACGAACTTGCCGGTGGCCGAGAGGAGCTACTCCCCCGCATCGTTCACTACAACGGCAACAAAGCCACCAGCCCGCGCTCCCCACCAAACCTCCACAGCAGCAATAGCGGGAACAGCACTGGCGGTCCCCCCAACGGCGTCCAGCATCCGAACAGCATCCCGTCCCAGCCACACTCCATGTCCAACCCCACCGGGGCCGGGCGTCGCCGCACCAGGCACGAATACGAGCAGGATAACGGCAGTCCGCCCCTCGGGACCGGCCCAGACATGCGATTCCGCACGGGTCCCGGGCCCAGCGCCTACGGACCGTTCGGCgcaggcagagattctccgGAGACGCAACggaggaaaaaagaagagtTTTTGAGCCTGTGCGCGCGAGCTTGGGACTTGTTCCACTCATGA
- a CDS encoding uncharacterized protein (EggNog:ENOG410PJF0~COG:I) gives MADQLAWIGLGNMGRGMVRNLIAKGSLSQPLILYNRTQSRATSFSETLTAGSTTVASSVAEAVLPASIIFTCLGDDKAVEATIDAALQSTDVKGKLFVDCSTVHPDTSRKLEKLLESRGASFIACPVFGAPPAADAGQLVCVMAGKRHLIERVKPYFAGVVGRANIDLSETSEDPGRAAMLKVLGNSMIFQMVSAVSEGMVVAEKSGLGVGEVHKFLEAVFPGPYVGYSKRMISGDYFTREEPLFAVDWARKDVAHVLDLAKSVGSEMKGTERVDEYLKEVKAHSGEKGDIAAIYGIAREHAGLKFENK, from the exons ATGGCGGACCAACTAGCATGGATAGGGTTGGGAAACATGGGCCGG GGCATGGTCCGCAACCTCATCGCCAAAGGCTCGCTCTCCCAGCCCCTAATCCTCTATAACCGCACTCAGTCCCGAGCCACTTCCTTCTCCGAGACGCTCACCGCCGGCAGCACCACCGTCGCCTCGTCGGTCGCAGAAGCGGTCCTGCCCGCCTCCATCATCTTCACATGTCTGGGCGACGACAAGGCCGTCGAGGCCACGATCGATGCAGCCCTCCAATCAACAGACGTCAAGGGTAAACTCTTCGTCGACTGCTCCACCGTTCACCCGGACACATCTCGCAAGCTGGAGAAGCTCCTCGAGTCCCGGGGCGCCAGCTTCATCGCATGTCCGGTCTTTGGCGCCCCGCCCGCCGCGGACGCCGGCCAGCTGGTCTGCGTGATGGCCGGGAAGAGACATCTGATCGAGCGGGTCAAGCCGTACTTCGCCGGCGTGGTGGGACGGGCCAACATCGATCTCAGCGAGACCTCCGAGGATCCCGGCAGGGCTGCGATGCTCAAGGTTCTCGGCAACTCGATGATCTTCCAGATGGTGTCTGCGGTGTCGGAAGGTATGGTAGTGGCGGAGAAGTCCGGGCTGGGTGTCGGCGAGGTGCACAAGTTTCTGGAGGCCGTCTTTCCCGGTCCGTACGTTGGGTATTCGAAGAGGATGATTTCAGGGGATTATTTTACGCGCGAGGAGCCGCTGTTTGCGGTTGATTGGGCGCGGAAGGATGTTGCGCATGTTCTTGATCTGGCGAAGAGCGTGGGGTCCGAGATGAAGGGAACAGAGAGGGTTGATGAGTATCTGAAAGAGGTCAAGGCGCATTCGGGAGAGAAGGGAGATATTGCCGCCATTTACGGCATTGCCAGGGAACATGCCGGCTTGAAGTTCGAGAATAAATGA